The DNA sequence ATGGTTTTCTCTTTTCGTTTCAAATCGTATgagcatatgtgtgtgtttgtattgcgCTGGGTATTATTGCGTGTGAtgacataaatattttttatcttGCAGGCAGAAGTTGAAGAAACACTCCAGAGAGTGGAAGCTAATAGGACCGTGATTGGAACGATCGTCGCCAATAAAGAAGGTAAAATGAGAATTGAAAGGTCTACCTAATGAATACCTCTCTGGCACTGAGATGTAACCATTCCACTGGCACATAAAGTGGTGTTTATTTCAGGGCAGCGTGTTATTCGGACGTGGCCTCTCCTTGAAGGAGCCCTCTGGAATGTTCTGAGGGTAGAGTGAGCCGCTTATTTTATCTCGCGTGGAAGACATACCTCGAGACAAAATTGAACGTTTACATCTGCAGAGAGAGGCATTTAGTTGTCTGATGCAGACATGACAGACCACAACGATTTATTGGGACATTGCGTCTATTTGAGGAATGCATGTATTGATCTCAAGGAGATCAATCACTCATCAACTAATTGGAATGTGGTGTATATTTTAAGGTGGCCATTAATGGACGTGTTTGACACATCTGGCTGTTCATTTCGGATACAGCATCTGTTTGAGGGAGGCATTCATTTGTCTCAAGGGGCTCTACCACCCATCTACTAATTGGGAAATTGCCTGTACTTATTAAGGGAGTTGTGACTTGGAAGACTTGAGGAAGGTATTTATTTGTAGGTGGAGGACATGCACATTGTGGATGATGCACTCTGCAAATATTTGGGTCAAGTCATCTAATTTAGCTCTCGATTGGTGTGTATTTGAGGGAAGCATTTAATTTCTTTAGATGACTAATTGGGGGTCTGGGCGTCTATTTAAAATGTTTCGCACATTTATTTTGTACTCACatctgtttgggttttttttatatcGTACATCATTTACAAAGCTATTTTCTAATAGTTACctacctcactttttttttaattgtgctttCTACGCTGCATCTGTTGCTACTAGATCTACCTAACCTAGTAAAATGTCacgaatatatgtatataaaaagtATGTATAATGTTAACAGAAGTAAATACTGTTTGACAGGTATCCCAGTCCGATCAACGTTTGAGAACTCCAAGGCTGCAAAGTATGCAGGACTCCTTCGTCATCTGACCATAATGGCCACCAGCACAGTTAGGGACATTGACCCTCAGAACAATCTCACTGTCCTCCGGATTGGCACTAAGAATCAAGAAATCATGATCGCACCTGGTAATATTGTCAAAATATGATTAGTTATGgaaaattattttctgaaacatttattttgtgcaatgaaacactttaccccccccccccccccttttgccaCTGTCGATCTCAAATTTTCCCAGAGTGggtcaaataaaggttatcttatcttaaatcatccgagaaactgaaaaaaaaaaacaacttggtcTTTTCTTATCTTGTGTGTACTTAGAGAACGACTGTCTGGTCATCGTCCTCCAGAGGTGTGATGGCTGAGGTGCCCTATATGTGTTATCATTCAAGGGAAGTCCTGAATTGTTCCTGATAAGGGTTCCAAGGAGATGGATCCTGTTTCGGATGACTTTCGATTGAAAGGCAGGCTACAACCGGGACGAGGGGATGAAAATTAATGACAAATTAAACAATAACTAGTAATGCACAGGGGTGAACTGggacaaaaaacccaaacaaaataaaaatcatccatGACATTTTTTACATCAATCTCATCAGTGGAGAACAACTGACTCGTAAATTATGTATATGTTGCCGGAGGGAATATATTTTACTACTATTCAAAACCTAACTGTAATTCTTGTGATGAAGTGTATGTTATGCAGTATGTACTCTATATGGAGACTATTTTTATCTTAACATCCAGCTTTGACTAGACACGATGAGGGAGTGGTTATTGCAATTTATAAATAACTAAATTGATAGCataattgaaaaaacaaataaaaaattacaaCACTGAACTTCGAGAAAAACATTGTCATGATCAAAACTATTTCAATTCTTTAATACATTACTAGCCATCTAAGGGGCGTTGCCAACAATAATAcactgttgttaaaaaaatgtggggatactgaaaattattttaatataGAAAGAAAAGCACCGTTGGTACAACCATTCAAAAATTTGGGTTAGAAATGTCCATTTTTGAGCTATTTTTCAGTGAATATAACATTAATAAACAGAAATGTAATGCATTCTTGACGTATAAAATCTGTGACGGAATGGCTGTGATGGCGCCTCTTTCCTTTAGGGGGCGAAATGTTGCATGTGGTCGTTGTCAGTGTCATGTTTTAGACAAGAAAAAGacaaccccccacccatcccccccaaaaacaattgTTCTTGGTTCATACTGCCAAGTTACGTTTCTTGTCTCACTTATCCAAAATAAGACGTGTATGTAGACATCATGGAGGGCAAAAAAGCGACTTTGAGTGTCCCTGCATACGGACATGTCATCGCGAGCGAGAAGTGGAGAAACTCGTCGCTTATTCAAAGcttgaaaggtaaaaaaataaaagatgtgaAATATGAATTTATTGTAGAACTCGGGTCAAATATCTCAAGcgcatttcgttttttttcaaacgaaaATCCGATTTTTGCTGAATTTTCTTACACGCTCGTAGAAAAGGCAAATGACAGTGATATTTAAAACATGTTAATGGCATGTTTTCCACAACGAAACGTTTTTGTTCACCTGGGGCATGTTTGCCTTAAAGATGTGAAATTCAGTATTTTAGTGTGAATGGAGACG is a window from the Hippocampus zosterae strain Florida chromosome 3, ASM2543408v3, whole genome shotgun sequence genome containing:
- the LOC127597333 gene encoding dynein light chain roadblock-type 2-like; protein product: MAEVEETLQRVEANRTVIGTIVANKEGIPVRSTFENSKAAKYAGLLRHLTIMATSTVRDIDPQNNLTVLRIGTKNQEIMIAPENDCLVIVLQRCDG